The following coding sequences lie in one Paraburkholderia largidicola genomic window:
- a CDS encoding DUF2322 family protein — protein MIQPGNVFKDNLAQLPGIDGIERIDLVDGKGSVVASIENKPGKQGSVAVYHYLRNAFGTLDAKAAEHGLAVFAEHTADARNRPGAHPNVDRLLEIAAGGEALRIDVVAAA, from the coding sequence GTGATTCAACCGGGCAACGTATTCAAGGACAACCTCGCGCAACTGCCGGGCATCGACGGCATCGAGCGGATCGATCTCGTCGACGGCAAGGGCAGCGTGGTCGCGAGCATCGAGAACAAGCCGGGCAAGCAGGGCTCGGTTGCCGTGTACCACTATTTGCGCAACGCATTCGGCACGCTCGACGCGAAGGCCGCCGAACATGGCCTCGCCGTGTTCGCCGAACATACGGCCGATGCGCGCAACCGTCCGGGCGCGCATCCGAATGTCGACCGGCTGCTGGAAATTGCAGCGGGCGGCGAAGCGCTGCGTATCGACGTCGTCGCAGCCGCCTGA
- a CDS encoding CaiB/BaiF CoA transferase family protein, producing MTKVLEGVRVLEQGTFITGPAAGMLLGDLGADVVKIEQPGTGDPFRAFKGGLYSPHYQTYNRNKRSVTLNTKDADDLALFDVLIRDADVYIQNFRPGAADRMNAGYERLREINPRLIYCAISGFGQTGPAATRPAYDTVAQAASGFLGLLTNPENPRVVGPAIADSLTGFYAAYGILGALHERHRTGVGRKVEVSMLEAMSHFNLDAFTHYYSADELMGPYSRPSVSQSYVMKCADGKWLALHMSSPEKFWLGLADAIEQPGLLQDPRFADRAGRIANQEALIDLLGAAFAQRNRADWCARLEANDVPHAPMYDASEALDDPQAKHLELLVETSHPQMGRFRTVRPPVSFDGERTTDVVAPPTLGEHNAELLGPLRTALKQSEAA from the coding sequence ATGACCAAAGTTCTCGAAGGCGTCCGGGTGCTCGAACAAGGCACCTTTATCACGGGGCCGGCGGCCGGCATGCTGCTCGGCGATCTGGGCGCGGACGTCGTCAAGATCGAGCAGCCGGGCACGGGCGATCCGTTCCGCGCGTTCAAGGGCGGCCTCTATAGTCCGCACTATCAGACCTACAACCGCAACAAGCGCAGTGTCACGCTGAACACGAAAGACGCCGACGATCTCGCCCTGTTCGACGTGCTGATCCGCGACGCCGACGTATATATCCAGAACTTCCGGCCGGGCGCGGCGGATCGCATGAACGCGGGCTACGAGCGTTTGCGCGAGATCAATCCGCGTCTGATCTACTGCGCAATCAGCGGCTTCGGCCAGACCGGACCGGCTGCGACACGGCCCGCGTACGATACCGTCGCGCAGGCGGCGAGCGGCTTTCTCGGCCTGCTGACCAATCCCGAGAATCCGCGCGTGGTCGGCCCCGCTATCGCCGATTCGCTGACGGGATTCTACGCGGCGTATGGCATTCTCGGCGCGCTGCACGAACGCCACCGGACGGGCGTCGGACGCAAGGTCGAAGTGTCGATGCTCGAAGCGATGAGCCATTTCAATCTCGACGCGTTCACCCACTACTATTCGGCCGATGAACTGATGGGTCCATACAGCCGTCCGAGCGTGTCGCAGTCGTATGTGATGAAGTGCGCGGACGGCAAATGGCTCGCGCTGCATATGTCGTCGCCGGAAAAATTCTGGCTGGGCCTCGCGGACGCCATCGAACAGCCGGGCTTGCTGCAAGACCCGCGTTTTGCCGATCGCGCAGGACGCATCGCGAATCAGGAAGCGTTGATCGATCTGCTCGGCGCCGCATTCGCGCAGCGCAATCGCGCCGACTGGTGCGCGCGGCTCGAAGCGAACGATGTGCCGCACGCGCCGATGTACGACGCCAGCGAAGCGCTCGACGATCCGCAGGCCAAGCACCTCGAATTGCTGGTCGAGACATCGCATCCGCAGATGGGGCGTTTTCGCACGGTGCGGCCGCCCGTTTCGTTCGACGGCGAGCGCACGACCGACGTCGTCGCGCCGCCGACGCTCGGCGAGCACAACGCCGAATTGCTGGGACCGTTGCGTACGGCATTGAAGCAGAGCGAAGCGGCGTAG
- a CDS encoding LysR substrate-binding domain-containing protein: MELRHLRYFAALAEQLSFTVAAQKVHVTQSTLSHQIRQLEEELGCRLFEREGRRVTMTEAGELFLERVRNALREVDEGVSTVRFAAEEMSGVVRIGATHTFNLHIIPRCVSLFLDRHPSVRVDVLEMTGDGIAQALLRGDLDIGVTYKPNDALPLRFEPLYTEEMMLAVGLRHPFAKRRFVRMSELHLQRMVLLPRSFSTRVLLDESFRMANAAPVVVAEMNAIAPMIELVRATDIATIVSTHALRREDVKMIPLESPTPVRSPGLLWRRDEARTPAARAFASIVRSVSDSESRDTRRGTARAPRH; this comes from the coding sequence ATGGAACTACGACACCTGCGCTACTTCGCGGCGCTTGCCGAGCAACTGAGCTTCACCGTCGCCGCGCAAAAGGTCCACGTCACGCAATCGACGCTGTCGCATCAGATCCGCCAGCTCGAAGAAGAACTCGGCTGCCGGCTGTTCGAGCGCGAAGGCCGGCGCGTGACGATGACGGAAGCGGGCGAACTGTTTCTGGAGCGCGTGCGCAATGCGCTGCGAGAAGTCGACGAAGGCGTGTCGACCGTGCGCTTCGCCGCCGAGGAAATGAGCGGCGTCGTGCGCATCGGCGCGACGCACACGTTCAACCTGCACATCATTCCGCGCTGCGTGTCGCTGTTCCTGGACCGGCATCCTTCCGTACGTGTCGACGTGCTCGAAATGACGGGCGACGGCATCGCGCAGGCGCTGCTGCGCGGCGACCTCGATATCGGCGTGACGTACAAGCCGAACGACGCGCTGCCGCTGCGCTTCGAGCCGCTCTATACCGAAGAGATGATGCTTGCCGTCGGGCTGCGGCATCCGTTTGCGAAGCGGCGCTTCGTGCGCATGTCGGAGCTTCATCTGCAGCGCATGGTGCTGTTGCCGCGCAGCTTTTCCACGCGGGTGCTGCTCGACGAATCGTTCCGGATGGCGAACGCGGCGCCCGTCGTCGTCGCGGAAATGAACGCCATTGCGCCGATGATCGAACTGGTCAGGGCGACTGACATCGCGACGATCGTGTCGACGCATGCGCTGCGGCGTGAGGACGTGAAGATGATCCCGCTCGAAAGCCCGACGCCCGTGCGCTCGCCCGGCTTGCTGTGGCGCAGGGACGAGGCGCGCACGCCCGCGGCGCGCGCGTTTGCGTCGATCGTGCGCAGCGTGAGCGACAGCGAAAGCCGCGACACGCGGCGCGGCACGGCGCGCGCGCCACGCCATTGA
- a CDS encoding LysR family transcriptional regulator: protein MDKLQAISTFVRVVDARSFSKAAETLSMPRSSVTTTIKNLEQHLGTVLLRRSTRNLSLTEAGERYYASCRTILADIERAESGLRDDTVAPRGKVRADMPGVIGRAVVLPNLRDFALRYPDIELVLGLSDRPADLIFDGIDCAIRTGELADSTLIARQLGTLTWLTCASPRYLRERGEPASVDDLAAHDAINYISNATGRPLDWRFDVNGEPVTLTMQSRFAVNETEAYLQCGIEGLGIIQLSEFVAKPYLESGRLKEVLRESRSAPVPVAILYPNRTHASAAVKAFVDWIAEIFPR from the coding sequence ATGGACAAACTTCAAGCGATCAGCACTTTCGTGCGCGTCGTCGACGCACGCAGCTTCAGCAAGGCGGCCGAGACGCTGTCGATGCCGCGCTCGTCCGTCACCACGACGATCAAGAATCTGGAGCAGCACCTGGGCACGGTGCTGTTGCGCCGAAGCACGCGCAACCTGAGTCTCACGGAAGCGGGCGAGCGCTATTACGCGTCGTGCCGGACCATCCTGGCCGACATCGAGCGTGCGGAAAGCGGGCTTCGGGACGACACGGTCGCGCCGCGCGGCAAGGTGCGCGCCGATATGCCGGGCGTGATCGGCCGGGCAGTCGTGCTGCCGAATCTGCGTGACTTCGCCCTGCGCTATCCCGACATCGAACTCGTGCTGGGACTGAGCGACCGGCCCGCCGATCTGATTTTCGACGGCATCGACTGCGCGATCCGCACGGGCGAACTCGCGGACTCGACGCTGATCGCGCGGCAACTCGGCACGCTGACATGGCTCACCTGCGCGTCGCCGCGCTATCTGCGCGAGCGCGGTGAGCCTGCCTCCGTCGACGACCTCGCGGCGCACGATGCGATCAACTACATCTCGAACGCGACGGGCCGTCCTCTCGACTGGCGCTTCGACGTGAACGGCGAACCCGTCACGCTGACCATGCAAAGCCGCTTCGCCGTCAACGAAACGGAAGCGTATCTGCAATGCGGGATCGAAGGGCTCGGGATCATCCAGCTATCGGAGTTCGTCGCGAAGCCTTATCTGGAATCGGGGCGGCTGAAGGAAGTGTTGCGGGAATCGAGAAGCGCGCCCGTGCCCGTCGCGATCCTGTATCCGAACCGCACGCATGCGAGCGCGGCCGTGAAAGCCTTCGTCGACTGGATCGCGGAGATTTTTCCGCGCTGA
- a CDS encoding aromatic alcohol reductase: MTQQRILILGAGELGMSVLRNLARRAGSSALSISVLLRPSTIQSTEPFKQRDIDELRTLGIEPVPGDLAADSVDTLAALFQRFDTVVSCTGFVGGKGVQLKIARAALDAGVPRFFPWQFGVDYDVIGRGSAQDLFDEQLDVRDLLRAQTRTDWVIVSTGMFTSFLFEPSFGVVDVERGIVRALGSWDNAVTVTTAEDIGVLTTEILLAEPRISRRVVHVAGETIGYRELADKLDAFTGRKFERVEWTVPNLKQELTLDPDNGLKKYRVVFAEGKGVAWDAQQTFNAQRGIAVENVGQWMRRNLNVSETALAE; this comes from the coding sequence ATGACGCAACAACGTATTCTCATTCTGGGCGCGGGCGAACTGGGCATGTCCGTGCTGCGCAATCTCGCCCGACGGGCAGGGTCTTCGGCACTGAGCATCAGCGTGCTGCTTCGCCCGTCTACGATCCAATCCACCGAACCCTTTAAACAACGCGACATCGACGAGTTGCGCACGCTCGGCATCGAGCCCGTTCCCGGCGATCTCGCGGCGGATTCCGTCGACACGCTTGCCGCGCTTTTCCAGCGGTTCGATACTGTCGTGTCGTGCACGGGGTTCGTCGGCGGCAAGGGCGTGCAACTGAAGATCGCGCGCGCCGCGTTGGATGCGGGCGTGCCGCGCTTCTTTCCGTGGCAGTTCGGCGTCGACTATGACGTGATCGGCCGGGGCAGCGCGCAGGATCTGTTCGACGAACAACTCGATGTGCGCGACCTGTTGCGAGCGCAAACGCGCACGGATTGGGTCATCGTGTCGACGGGCATGTTCACGAGCTTCCTGTTCGAGCCGTCGTTTGGCGTGGTGGATGTCGAGCGCGGCATCGTGCGCGCGCTGGGTAGCTGGGACAATGCCGTCACGGTGACGACGGCGGAAGATATCGGCGTGTTGACGACGGAGATTCTTCTGGCTGAGCCGCGCATCAGTCGTCGCGTCGTGCATGTTGCGGGCGAGACGATCGGCTATCGCGAACTCGCCGACAAGCTGGACGCGTTCACGGGGCGCAAGTTCGAGCGTGTGGAATGGACCGTGCCGAATTTAAAGCAGGAACTGACGCTCGATCCAGACAACGGCCTGAAGAAGTATCGCGTGGTGTTCGCGGAAGGCAAGGGCGTGGCGTGGGATGCGCAGCAGACCTTCAACGCGCAGCGCGGTATTGCCGTCGAGAATGTCGGGCAGTGGATGCGGCGCAATCTGAACGTGAGTGAAACCGCGCTGGCGGAGTGA
- a CDS encoding four-carbon acid sugar kinase family protein, protein MKILILADDLSGAADCAIGFASAGHRTVVTLEATRTAAHDGADTIAVDTDTRRLTPHDAAARTSAAYAEMSARDQRLYKKIDSTLRGNWAAEVAGLQALAGMAIVAPAFPATGRTVRGGRVFVHGEPLEQTATWKLEHAGLPAGIAAQLEAAGLTTDRLDADTLADEPETLAVCIGAMAANGVQALIVDTQSEKALRALARATLQSDAAFFWVGSGGLAREIAALNPRGDAEARKSRGDTYPGGPILILVGSLSAVSERQCAMLRERGGVEELIVPPVVLREGERHRDWRALQEQIGVSLKAGVDLLLRIGRDDAFDPAEGAQLSAALAALVEPHFTKTGGLIATGGETARAMLAAARIGNLQLLAEVEAGVAVARPLDATRAHCPGVVTKAGAFGTDHALYAAWLTLRNETERDVVHH, encoded by the coding sequence ATGAAGATTCTGATTCTCGCGGACGACCTGTCGGGCGCCGCGGACTGCGCGATCGGCTTCGCGAGCGCGGGCCATCGCACGGTCGTCACGCTGGAAGCGACGCGTACGGCCGCGCATGACGGCGCGGACACGATCGCCGTCGATACCGACACGCGCCGTCTCACGCCTCACGACGCAGCGGCACGCACGTCGGCGGCGTACGCGGAGATGAGCGCGCGCGACCAGCGGCTGTACAAGAAAATCGATTCGACGCTGCGCGGCAACTGGGCAGCGGAAGTGGCGGGCCTGCAGGCGCTCGCCGGCATGGCGATCGTCGCGCCCGCCTTCCCGGCGACAGGCCGCACCGTGCGCGGCGGCCGTGTGTTCGTGCATGGCGAGCCGCTCGAACAGACGGCGACCTGGAAGCTGGAGCATGCGGGTCTTCCCGCCGGCATCGCGGCGCAACTCGAAGCAGCGGGTCTGACCACGGACCGGCTCGATGCCGACACGCTCGCCGACGAACCCGAAACGCTGGCCGTGTGCATCGGCGCGATGGCGGCGAACGGCGTGCAGGCGCTGATCGTCGATACGCAAAGCGAGAAAGCCTTGCGCGCGCTGGCCCGCGCAACGCTGCAAAGCGACGCGGCGTTCTTCTGGGTCGGATCGGGCGGGCTCGCGCGCGAGATCGCGGCGCTGAATCCGCGCGGCGACGCTGAAGCACGCAAGTCCCGCGGTGACACCTATCCGGGCGGGCCGATCCTGATTCTGGTCGGCAGCCTGTCGGCCGTCAGCGAGCGTCAATGCGCGATGCTGCGCGAGCGCGGCGGCGTCGAAGAACTGATCGTGCCGCCCGTCGTGCTGCGCGAAGGCGAGCGCCATCGCGACTGGCGCGCGCTGCAGGAACAGATTGGCGTGTCGTTGAAGGCGGGTGTCGATCTGTTGCTGCGCATCGGCCGCGACGATGCGTTCGATCCCGCCGAAGGCGCGCAACTGTCGGCGGCGCTCGCCGCGCTGGTCGAGCCGCACTTCACGAAGACGGGCGGCCTGATCGCGACGGGCGGCGAGACCGCGCGCGCGATGCTGGCAGCCGCGCGCATCGGCAATCTGCAATTGCTGGCCGAAGTCGAAGCGGGTGTCGCGGTCGCAAGGCCGCTCGACGCCACCCGCGCGCATTGCCCCGGCGTCGTGACGAAGGCGGGCGCATTCGGCACCGATCACGCGCTGTACGCCGCATGGCTGACCCTGCGCAATGAAACCGAGCGCGACGTCGTGCATCACTGA
- a CDS encoding HD domain-containing phosphohydrolase, producing the protein MQTSSGSSGGPVVRVFDAVKALAFIGDLSMGQPTDHSIRTAWLAVRLAQAAELGEAAVVAACEASLLRWSGCTANASGFAEALGDDVASRGAMLELKPDWARAMELQGDVGAIMTPLARIHCEVSGEAARMLGLGQDTQATLRHVFESWDGTGSPDRLAGNAVPATVFVVALAGELEIFSRTYGFERASALIGQRADSRYPDKLARLAVRLAPQWLDELAQADAAAIDAVLLTQQMNDVTPVELVADIIDLKLPWMTGYSRSVAATAAACAARFALDTDAQNQLYCAGLVHGMGRAAVPNPIWDAPARLSPAAWEKARLVPYWTSRAGRQTGSLAEAAELGSYAYERLDGSGYFRGASGAALSPQARMLAASAAWVALRAARPWRAALAHDEAAKLLHEEAARGRFDADVVTALIDERVAQRRVVNPRAQTARLSAREVDVLRGISRGASNKEVARDLSLSPSTVRTHVESVFRKLDCSTRAAATLKALALGVL; encoded by the coding sequence ATGCAGACCTCGTCAGGCTCATCCGGCGGACCCGTTGTTCGCGTCTTCGATGCCGTGAAGGCGCTCGCCTTCATCGGCGATCTGAGCATGGGCCAGCCAACCGATCACTCGATCCGCACCGCATGGCTCGCCGTGCGGCTCGCGCAGGCCGCGGAACTCGGTGAGGCGGCCGTCGTCGCCGCGTGCGAGGCGTCGCTGCTGCGCTGGTCCGGCTGCACGGCGAACGCGTCGGGTTTCGCGGAAGCGCTCGGCGACGACGTCGCGAGCCGTGGAGCGATGCTCGAACTCAAGCCGGACTGGGCGCGCGCGATGGAATTGCAAGGCGATGTGGGCGCGATCATGACGCCGCTCGCGCGCATTCACTGCGAAGTGTCGGGCGAAGCGGCACGCATGCTCGGTCTCGGCCAGGACACGCAAGCCACGCTGCGGCATGTGTTCGAATCGTGGGACGGCACGGGCTCGCCGGACCGGCTGGCCGGCAACGCGGTGCCCGCCACCGTATTCGTGGTCGCGCTGGCGGGCGAACTGGAGATTTTTTCGCGCACATATGGGTTCGAACGCGCGAGCGCGCTGATCGGCCAGCGCGCCGATTCGCGCTATCCGGACAAGCTCGCGCGGCTTGCCGTGCGGCTCGCGCCTCAATGGCTCGACGAACTGGCACAGGCCGACGCGGCCGCTATCGACGCCGTCCTGTTGACGCAACAGATGAACGACGTCACGCCCGTCGAACTGGTCGCGGACATCATCGACCTCAAACTGCCGTGGATGACGGGTTATTCGCGCAGCGTCGCAGCGACGGCCGCGGCATGCGCGGCGCGCTTCGCGCTCGATACGGACGCGCAAAACCAGCTTTATTGCGCAGGCCTGGTTCACGGCATGGGCCGCGCGGCCGTGCCGAATCCCATCTGGGACGCGCCCGCCAGGCTGTCGCCGGCCGCCTGGGAGAAGGCGCGCCTCGTGCCCTACTGGACCTCGCGCGCGGGCAGGCAGACGGGCTCGCTCGCCGAGGCAGCCGAACTCGGTTCATACGCGTACGAACGGCTCGACGGCTCGGGTTATTTTCGCGGCGCGTCGGGCGCTGCGCTGTCGCCGCAAGCGCGCATGCTCGCGGCCAGCGCGGCGTGGGTCGCGTTGCGAGCGGCGCGTCCGTGGCGCGCGGCGCTCGCGCACGACGAAGCGGCGAAGCTGTTGCACGAAGAGGCCGCGCGCGGCCGTTTCGACGCCGATGTCGTCACTGCCTTGATCGACGAGCGCGTGGCGCAGCGGCGCGTGGTGAATCCGCGCGCGCAGACGGCGCGACTTTCGGCGCGTGAAGTCGACGTGCTGCGCGGTATTTCACGCGGTGCAAGCAACAAGGAAGTGGCCCGCGATCTGTCGTTGAGTCCGAGCACGGTGCGCACGCACGTCGAAAGCGTCTTCCGCAAGCTGGACTGCTCGACGCGTGCAGCCGCCACGCTCAAGGCCCTGGCGCTAGGCGTGCTGTGA
- a CDS encoding MFS transporter — translation METTNGALTRSGLDGPPSESMKSDSVQVDTEKLFGRIARRLIPFLFLCYVLNYIDRVNISFAHLQFRADLGLTEASYGLGVGVFYIGYVLFEVPSNLLLRRIGPRRTIARIMVLWGLVSVSMMFVRNPTQFYIARIALGIAEAGFFPGIVYYLTSWFPDRHRAKVLSAFVLGIAVAGITGGPVSGWILSNADGWHALHAWQWLFLLEGIPPVLVGLVALWYLPDSAATAKWLTPEEKALVARELQGGGHGNEHRIDHFGAALKNWRVYVCAFGYFTITWAGSVLNFWAPSVIRQAGVANPWHIGLVSAIPYLIGAIGMVLASRHSDASKERRLHFAGCALVSAAGAVLLGTAHASFAPAIAGLALVAIGYLSCTAIFWTIPATFLSGTASAGSIALISSIGQLGSLSAPTAIGALTAATHDISAGSYLAAAVLVSGAVVIAVAMRNMKR, via the coding sequence ATGGAAACGACCAACGGTGCGCTGACACGCAGCGGCCTCGACGGCCCGCCGTCCGAATCGATGAAGAGCGACAGCGTGCAGGTGGATACGGAGAAGCTGTTCGGGCGCATCGCGCGACGGCTGATTCCGTTTCTGTTTCTCTGCTATGTGCTCAACTACATCGACCGCGTCAATATCAGCTTTGCGCATCTGCAATTCCGCGCGGACCTCGGCTTGACGGAAGCGTCGTATGGGCTGGGCGTCGGTGTGTTCTACATCGGCTACGTGCTGTTCGAGGTGCCGAGCAATCTGCTGTTGCGCCGCATCGGCCCGCGTCGGACGATCGCGCGCATCATGGTGCTGTGGGGTCTCGTGTCGGTGTCGATGATGTTCGTGCGCAATCCGACGCAGTTCTATATCGCGCGGATTGCGCTCGGCATCGCCGAAGCGGGCTTCTTTCCCGGCATCGTGTACTACCTCACGTCGTGGTTTCCGGATCGTCATCGCGCGAAGGTGCTGTCCGCGTTCGTGCTTGGCATCGCCGTCGCGGGCATCACGGGTGGCCCGGTGTCGGGGTGGATTCTCAGCAACGCCGATGGCTGGCACGCGCTGCACGCATGGCAATGGCTGTTTCTGCTCGAAGGGATTCCGCCCGTGCTGGTCGGTCTGGTCGCGCTCTGGTATCTGCCCGATTCCGCCGCCACGGCGAAGTGGCTTACGCCGGAAGAAAAGGCGCTGGTCGCCCGCGAACTGCAAGGCGGCGGCCATGGGAACGAGCATCGCATCGATCACTTCGGCGCGGCATTGAAGAACTGGCGTGTGTATGTGTGCGCGTTCGGCTACTTCACGATCACGTGGGCGGGCAGCGTGCTGAACTTCTGGGCGCCGTCGGTGATCCGGCAGGCGGGCGTCGCGAACCCGTGGCATATCGGGCTGGTGTCGGCGATTCCGTATCTGATTGGCGCGATCGGCATGGTGCTCGCGAGCCGCCACTCGGATGCGAGCAAAGAGCGGCGGCTGCATTTCGCGGGCTGCGCGCTGGTGTCGGCTGCGGGCGCGGTTCTGCTCGGTACGGCCCACGCATCGTTTGCGCCGGCGATTGCCGGGCTGGCGCTCGTCGCGATCGGTTATCTGTCGTGCACAGCCATCTTCTGGACGATACCCGCGACGTTTTTGTCGGGTACGGCATCGGCGGGTTCGATTGCGCTGATTTCGAGCATCGGGCAACTCGGCAGTCTGAGCGCGCCCACGGCCATCGGCGCGTTGACGGCGGCCACGCACGATATCAGCGCGGGTTCGTATCTGGCTGCTGCTGTATTGGTGAGCGGCGCGGTCGTGATTGCGGTAGCGATGCGCAACATGAAGCGTTGA
- a CDS encoding 2-keto-3-deoxygluconate permease, with the protein MVQIPIKRSIERIPGGMMIVPLLIGSLVATFLPGMPKFFGSFTNALFTGALPILAVFYVCMGASIDVKATPYLMKKGGALLVTKVGAAVIVGVILGHVLGEHPVSSGLFAGISTLAVVAAMNDTNGGLYMALMGQYGRSEDVGAYTLMSLESGPFLTMVTLGVAGLSAFPWQTLVGSILPLALGMLLGNLDREMRDFLAKAVPVMIPFFALALGAGLDLHKVWQAGLLGIGLGIAVVIVTGIPLYFADRLTGGTGVAGVAAANTAGNAAAVPALVAAANPVYNEAAQSATLLVAACVVVTAILSPILTAQVAKRYQQRQEGARTKNREGLAR; encoded by the coding sequence ATGGTTCAGATTCCCATCAAACGCTCGATCGAGCGCATCCCCGGCGGCATGATGATCGTGCCGCTGCTCATCGGCTCGCTGGTGGCGACGTTCCTGCCGGGCATGCCGAAGTTCTTCGGTTCGTTCACGAATGCGCTGTTCACGGGCGCGCTGCCCATCCTCGCCGTGTTCTACGTCTGCATGGGCGCGAGCATCGACGTGAAGGCCACGCCGTATCTGATGAAGAAGGGCGGCGCGCTGCTCGTGACGAAGGTCGGCGCGGCGGTGATCGTCGGCGTGATTCTCGGGCATGTGCTCGGTGAGCATCCCGTGTCGTCGGGTCTGTTTGCGGGCATCTCCACGCTCGCCGTGGTCGCGGCGATGAACGACACCAACGGCGGTCTCTACATGGCGCTGATGGGCCAGTATGGCCGCTCGGAAGACGTCGGCGCGTACACGCTGATGTCGCTCGAATCAGGGCCGTTCCTGACCATGGTGACGCTCGGCGTCGCGGGTCTGTCGGCGTTTCCGTGGCAGACGCTGGTCGGCAGCATCCTGCCGCTTGCGCTCGGCATGCTGCTCGGCAATCTGGACCGTGAAATGCGCGACTTTCTCGCCAAGGCGGTGCCCGTGATGATTCCGTTCTTCGCGCTGGCGCTCGGCGCGGGCCTCGATCTGCACAAGGTCTGGCAGGCCGGGTTGCTCGGCATCGGCCTCGGCATCGCGGTGGTGATCGTGACGGGCATTCCGCTGTACTTCGCCGATCGCCTGACGGGCGGCACGGGCGTGGCAGGCGTGGCGGCAGCCAATACGGCGGGTAACGCGGCGGCTGTCCCCGCGCTCGTGGCGGCGGCGAACCCGGTGTACAACGAAGCGGCGCAGAGCGCGACGCTGCTGGTCGCCGCATGCGTGGTGGTCACGGCGATCCTCTCGCCGATCCTGACCGCGCAGGTAGCGAAGCGCTATCAGCAGCGCCAGGAAGGCGCGCGCACGAAGAATCGCGAAGGACTGGCACGATGA
- a CDS encoding citryl-CoA lyase, which yields MKIGKETIPRTSISTSNTHTIVVRGRDLANELIGKISFTDYFFLLVTGQTPSPAASAVLDATLVAIAEHGLVPSVQASRMTLAAAPDALQGAVAAGILGCGSVILGASETCGKLLDEVRQCAAQTGGDLSEAAFTVITRYRAEKRAVPGYGHPLHKERDPRVDALFAVAERSGADMTYVRIAEAIESVLPDVFGKALMLNVSAAIPAVLLGVGFPLAALKGVPILARTAGLIGHLTEELAHSIGFALSYQATREVVYDGEAPEGFQPGI from the coding sequence ATGAAAATCGGCAAAGAGACCATTCCGCGCACGTCGATCTCGACGTCGAATACGCACACCATCGTCGTGCGAGGACGCGACCTCGCGAACGAACTGATCGGCAAGATCTCGTTCACCGACTATTTCTTCCTGCTCGTCACGGGACAGACGCCCAGCCCTGCCGCCAGCGCCGTGCTCGACGCGACGCTCGTCGCGATCGCGGAGCACGGACTCGTGCCGAGCGTGCAGGCAAGCCGCATGACGCTCGCCGCTGCGCCCGATGCGCTGCAAGGCGCCGTGGCCGCCGGGATTCTCGGTTGCGGCTCGGTGATACTCGGCGCGTCCGAAACCTGCGGCAAGCTGCTCGACGAAGTGCGGCAATGCGCGGCGCAAACGGGCGGCGATCTGTCCGAGGCGGCGTTCACGGTCATCACGCGTTATCGCGCCGAGAAGCGGGCCGTGCCGGGCTACGGTCACCCGCTGCATAAAGAACGCGACCCACGCGTCGACGCGCTGTTCGCCGTCGCCGAACGCAGCGGCGCGGACATGACCTACGTGCGCATCGCGGAAGCGATCGAATCCGTGTTGCCGGACGTGTTCGGCAAGGCGCTGATGCTCAACGTGTCGGCGGCGATTCCTGCCGTGCTGCTGGGCGTCGGTTTTCCGCTTGCCGCGCTCAAAGGCGTGCCGATTCTCGCGCGCACAGCCGGCCTGATCGGTCATCTGACGGAAGAACTGGCCCATTCGATCGGCTTTGCGCTGTCGTATCAGGCCACGCGCGAAGTGGTGTACGACGGTGAAGCGCCCGAAGGCTTCCAGCCCGGCATCTGA